A single genomic interval of Alcaligenes sp. SDU_A2 harbors:
- a CDS encoding COG2958 family protein, with translation MALNLGKTVVNYLASHPEQKFSARQIAEWIFETYPAECQEKRSNSRGDYLNTDADLIQQLVAEISSQRPRLQKRNPQLKTTEGRPRKYYYSEKSDMAEVAAAEGAAIIPMTENDDARLGEHALYPLLSMYLWEEFGVYSKRIDEKRSSNKRGPNGNRWLYPDVVGMEDLGAEWHQEVRDCVHQYSDKRTKLWSFEVKLLINRSNVRECFFQAVSNSSWANFGYLVAAEIEGQDTLKELRMLFAAHGIGLIKLDADSPAESQVLIPAREKDAIDWDMANRLATENRHFLEYIKLVKQFYQTGEARRVDWDIPETTD, from the coding sequence ATGGCACTCAATCTGGGCAAAACAGTTGTTAACTACCTTGCCTCACACCCAGAACAGAAGTTCTCCGCTCGACAAATCGCCGAATGGATTTTTGAGACCTACCCTGCCGAATGCCAAGAAAAACGATCCAATAGCCGGGGCGATTACCTCAATACCGATGCCGACTTGATTCAACAATTGGTTGCGGAAATCAGCTCGCAACGACCTCGCCTGCAAAAACGCAACCCACAACTAAAAACAACCGAAGGGCGGCCACGCAAGTACTACTACTCGGAAAAATCCGACATGGCCGAAGTCGCTGCTGCAGAAGGGGCAGCGATCATCCCGATGACAGAGAATGACGATGCCAGGCTTGGCGAACACGCGCTTTACCCATTACTTTCCATGTATCTGTGGGAGGAGTTTGGGGTTTACTCAAAACGCATCGACGAGAAACGCTCATCAAACAAACGCGGGCCCAACGGTAATCGTTGGCTGTACCCGGACGTGGTCGGCATGGAAGACTTAGGCGCAGAGTGGCACCAAGAAGTACGGGATTGCGTCCATCAATACTCCGACAAACGAACCAAGCTGTGGTCATTCGAGGTCAAGCTGCTGATCAATCGCTCGAACGTGCGCGAGTGTTTTTTCCAAGCCGTATCCAACTCGTCTTGGGCCAACTTCGGCTATCTGGTCGCAGCAGAAATCGAAGGCCAGGATACACTCAAGGAGTTACGGATGCTGTTCGCTGCGCACGGCATTGGCCTGATCAAGCTGGATGCGGACAGTCCGGCAGAAAGCCAAGTCTTGATTCCAGCCCGAGAAAAAGACGCGATCGATTGGGACATGGCGAATCGACTGGCTACCGAAAACAGACACTTTCTGGAATATATAAAGCTGGTCAAACAGTTCTATCAAACCGGAGAGGCCAGACGGGTCGACTGGGATATCCCCGAAACCACAGACTAA
- a CDS encoding DUF2165 family protein, whose translation MIRLSKTLMVAAIGFFSLLVAFGNITDYGTNFAFVQHVFMMDTIFPDAAIKYRAIDTPWIHHAGYIGIITLESLTAILCLAGAWVMFKNRHGLDFNKSKRMAVAGLTLGFLTWQVAFMSVGGEWFGMWMSKTWNGVPDAFRFFITILLVLVYVVQRDELDD comes from the coding sequence ATGATTCGCTTGTCCAAGACCTTAATGGTGGCCGCCATTGGCTTTTTCTCGTTGCTGGTGGCGTTTGGCAACATTACGGATTACGGCACCAATTTCGCCTTTGTGCAGCATGTGTTCATGATGGACACGATCTTTCCGGATGCCGCCATCAAGTACCGTGCTATCGATACGCCCTGGATTCATCACGCCGGCTATATCGGCATTATTACCCTGGAAAGTCTGACCGCTATTTTGTGCCTGGCGGGAGCCTGGGTCATGTTCAAGAATCGGCATGGTTTGGATTTCAATAAGTCCAAACGCATGGCTGTGGCCGGGCTGACCCTGGGCTTTTTGACCTGGCAAGTGGCGTTTATGTCTGTGGGTGGCGAGTGGTTCGGCATGTGGATGTCCAAGACCTGGAATGGCGTGCCCGATGCGTTCCGCTTTTTCATTACGATTTTGCTGGTCCTGGTTTATGTCGTGCAGCGCGACGAGCTGGACGACTGA
- a CDS encoding linear amide C-N hydrolase, whose protein sequence is MLQQRIRRTLLACTLGLSMLSLAAQACTRAVYLGDDGQIITTRSMDWKTDVMTNLWIFPRGAQRSGQAGPDSIEWTSRYGSLIASGYDISTTDGVNEKGLNANLLWLVESDYPTPAKGERTLSLSLWAQYVLDNFATVAEAVAALEKEPFVVVTDQVPGESRLATLHLSMSDSSGDSAIVEYIDGKQVIHHGRQYQVMTNSPTFDQQLALNAYWQQIGGTVMLPGTNRASDRFARASFYINAVPQKAPANEALASAFGVIRNVSVPFGITTEGQPNISSTRWRTVFDHKRGLYFFESALTPNTFWVDTRRIDFSAETGKVLKLDLGPNQTRVFSGETLDQFTPAKPFTFLGT, encoded by the coding sequence ATGCTGCAACAACGGATTCGTCGGACCTTGCTGGCGTGCACGCTGGGATTGTCGATGCTGTCATTAGCGGCGCAGGCCTGCACCCGGGCGGTGTATCTGGGCGATGATGGCCAGATCATCACCACCCGATCCATGGATTGGAAGACGGATGTCATGACCAATCTGTGGATCTTCCCGCGTGGGGCGCAGCGCTCCGGGCAAGCCGGTCCGGATTCTATAGAGTGGACATCGCGGTACGGCAGCCTGATTGCTTCTGGCTACGACATTTCCACGACCGATGGCGTTAACGAAAAGGGCTTGAACGCCAATTTGTTGTGGTTGGTCGAGTCGGACTATCCCACGCCTGCCAAAGGCGAGCGGACCTTGAGCCTGTCTTTGTGGGCCCAGTACGTGCTGGATAACTTCGCCACGGTGGCCGAGGCGGTGGCGGCCCTGGAAAAAGAGCCGTTTGTGGTCGTGACCGATCAGGTCCCCGGCGAGAGCCGTCTGGCGACGCTGCACCTGTCCATGTCTGACTCCTCGGGGGACAGTGCCATTGTTGAATATATCGATGGCAAGCAGGTCATTCACCATGGGCGTCAGTACCAGGTCATGACCAATTCCCCTACATTTGACCAGCAACTGGCACTGAATGCCTATTGGCAGCAGATTGGCGGCACGGTGATGTTGCCGGGCACCAACCGGGCCTCGGACCGTTTTGCGCGCGCTTCGTTTTATATCAATGCGGTTCCGCAAAAAGCGCCCGCCAACGAAGCGCTGGCCAGTGCGTTTGGCGTCATTCGCAATGTTTCGGTGCCGTTCGGCATCACGACCGAAGGTCAGCCCAATATTTCGTCCACGCGCTGGCGCACCGTCTTTGACCACAAGCGCGGTCTGTATTTCTTCGAGTCCGCACTGACGCCCAATACCTTCTGGGTGGATACCAGGCGGATCGACTTTTCGGCTGAAACGGGCAAGGTGCTCAAGCTGGATCTGGGGCCGAACCAGACCCGGGTTTTCTCGGGCGAGACCTTGGATCAGTTCACGCCGGCCAAGCCGTTTACTTTCCTGGGGACGTGA
- a CDS encoding lipocalin family protein, with protein MHAYSFRPWLAGLASTFVLMLAGCSNEFSGAPPLGTQKNVDLARYAGVWYEQARLPNRFQKQCVDNVQARYQLQGQGLLVVNSCRNAAGQTEQAQAQGRLNPDTNDPARLQVRFAPQWLSGLPWVWADYWILRIDGDYDYALVGTPDRDYLWVLSRMPQADEARVQALLDYAAAQRFDVSNMIRTRQLPD; from the coding sequence ATGCATGCCTATTCTTTCCGTCCCTGGCTGGCAGGCCTGGCCAGCACTTTCGTCCTGATGCTGGCTGGTTGCAGCAATGAGTTTTCGGGTGCGCCGCCATTGGGAACCCAGAAAAATGTGGATTTGGCCCGTTACGCGGGCGTGTGGTACGAGCAGGCCCGTTTGCCCAATCGCTTTCAGAAGCAGTGTGTCGATAATGTGCAGGCGCGCTATCAGTTGCAGGGACAAGGCTTGCTGGTGGTCAACAGTTGTCGCAATGCGGCGGGGCAAACCGAACAGGCCCAGGCGCAGGGGCGGCTGAATCCGGATACGAATGATCCGGCGCGTCTGCAAGTACGCTTCGCTCCTCAGTGGCTGTCCGGTTTGCCTTGGGTCTGGGCTGATTACTGGATCTTGCGCATCGATGGGGATTACGACTATGCGCTTGTCGGCACGCCAGATCGCGATTATTTATGGGTGTTGAGCCGTATGCCGCAGGCGGATGAGGCTCGTGTTCAGGCGCTGCTGGATTATGCCGCAGCCCAACGGTTTGATGTTTCCAACATGATACGGACTCGGCAATTGCCTGATTGA
- a CDS encoding metallophosphoesterase, with product MFQAVALLLALYVTLRLIRPLPLRPWLKWLLTLLVFATALHHRIVATYWGTRASPEIPGELIMLLGWGFGTLLMAACLLLILDIVGLLTWALHRPSGQKLLRASRPRATIGVAVMVIAALGVWQAVRVPGVKTIEIALPNLPAELDGFRMAQLTDLHASRLLQQDWMRAVVDKTNALSADLIVITGDLVDGSVAARRNDVAPLQDLSAPHGVFVVAGNHEYYANYVQWMEHFDALGLRLLRNEHTLITRNDAAFALAGITDATAVQHGQPRPDTRAALAGIPAGMLTVLLSHRPANAPLNATAGAHLQLSGHTHGGQILGMHKIVALANGGYVSGLYEVGDMQLYVSNGAGLWPGFPLRVGRPSDITLITLRRAP from the coding sequence GTGTTTCAAGCTGTCGCCCTATTGCTGGCCTTGTATGTGACTCTGCGCCTGATACGTCCACTGCCTTTGCGCCCCTGGCTCAAATGGCTGTTGACCCTCCTGGTCTTTGCCACGGCTCTGCACCATCGCATCGTTGCCACCTATTGGGGCACACGCGCATCGCCCGAGATTCCCGGCGAACTGATCATGCTGCTGGGCTGGGGCTTTGGCACTCTTTTGATGGCGGCTTGCCTGTTGCTGATCCTGGATATAGTTGGACTGCTGACCTGGGCCTTGCACCGCCCAAGCGGCCAGAAACTGCTGCGCGCGTCCCGTCCACGGGCCACAATCGGCGTCGCCGTCATGGTCATCGCGGCCCTGGGCGTCTGGCAGGCCGTGCGCGTACCCGGGGTCAAGACCATAGAGATCGCACTGCCCAATCTGCCCGCCGAACTGGACGGATTCAGGATGGCGCAACTGACCGATCTGCACGCCAGCCGCTTGCTGCAACAGGACTGGATGCGCGCCGTTGTGGACAAAACCAATGCGCTGTCGGCCGACCTGATCGTGATTACCGGCGACTTGGTAGACGGCAGCGTTGCTGCACGCCGCAACGATGTTGCCCCACTACAAGATCTGAGCGCCCCGCACGGCGTCTTTGTTGTCGCAGGCAATCACGAGTATTACGCCAACTACGTACAGTGGATGGAGCACTTTGATGCGCTAGGTCTGCGACTGCTGCGCAATGAGCACACCCTCATTACGCGCAACGACGCCGCCTTCGCCCTGGCAGGCATTACCGATGCCACCGCTGTCCAGCACGGACAACCACGCCCGGACACCCGCGCTGCCCTGGCCGGCATTCCCGCTGGCATGCTGACTGTCTTGCTTAGCCACCGCCCCGCCAATGCGCCCTTGAACGCCACCGCCGGTGCCCACCTGCAATTGTCGGGCCACACACATGGCGGCCAAATCCTGGGCATGCACAAAATCGTCGCCCTGGCCAACGGCGGCTATGTCTCCGGCTTGTACGAGGTCGGCGATATGCAGTTGTATGTCAGCAATGGCGCTGGATTATGGCCAGGGTTTCCGCTGCGCGTCGGTCGCCCTTCGGACATCACCCTGATCACCCTGCGCCGCGCCCCCTAG
- the fdxA gene encoding ferredoxin FdxA, with protein sequence MPYVVTDACIQCKYTDCVSVCPMDCFFEGPNYLVIHPDECIDCSICVAECPVGAIVSEQDLKPGQQVYADLNRELSQAPGWTRITRQKAPLPDHDYWAGRSDKLALLQRF encoded by the coding sequence ATGCCTTATGTAGTGACGGATGCCTGCATCCAGTGTAAGTACACGGATTGCGTCTCGGTTTGTCCGATGGATTGTTTTTTTGAAGGGCCGAATTATTTGGTGATCCATCCGGATGAGTGCATTGATTGTTCTATTTGCGTGGCCGAATGCCCGGTAGGGGCTATTGTCAGCGAACAGGATTTGAAGCCCGGGCAACAGGTATATGCCGATCTGAATCGGGAGCTTAGCCAGGCACCGGGCTGGACGCGAATCACTCGTCAGAAAGCGCCCTTGCCCGATCACGATTATTGGGCAGGGCGCAGTGATAAGTTGGCGCTGTTGCAGCGATTCTGA
- a CDS encoding MarR family winged helix-turn-helix transcriptional regulator: MTSEKLDTKYHALLGEARRRGGADVLGMQLCFQLLSLAGGIDRECAARLAPHGLTEGRFVLLFLLDAAQQGVAPHVLAQRAGVTRATITTLLDGLQREGLVLRRADAQDRRALTVHLTAKGKRLALSLVGEHAQWIGQVFGHLSGPEREQLAILLAKAADRSTADDKE; encoded by the coding sequence ATGACCTCTGAAAAACTGGACACGAAGTATCACGCTTTGCTGGGTGAGGCCCGGCGGCGGGGTGGGGCGGATGTGCTGGGGATGCAGCTGTGTTTTCAGTTGTTGTCTTTGGCGGGCGGTATCGACAGAGAGTGCGCGGCGCGGCTGGCTCCGCATGGTCTGACGGAAGGGCGGTTTGTGCTGTTGTTTTTGTTGGATGCGGCGCAGCAGGGTGTGGCTCCGCATGTGCTGGCGCAGCGGGCGGGGGTGACGCGGGCGACGATCACGACTTTGCTCGATGGTTTGCAGCGCGAGGGGCTGGTGTTGCGGCGGGCGGATGCGCAGGACAGGCGTGCGTTGACGGTGCATTTGACCGCCAAGGGCAAGCGCTTGGCGTTGTCCTTGGTGGGGGAGCATGCGCAGTGGATAGGGCAGGTGTTCGGGCATTTGTCCGGGCCGGAACGCGAACAGTTGGCGATCTTGCTGGCCAAGGCGGCGGATCGTTCGACGGCAGACGATAAGGAGTGA
- a CDS encoding T6SS effector phospholipase Tle3 domain-containing protein yields MADNVIAQASALTMANRPGLCPVQIPADLPGIVIFIHGVNDNGANYGTVEQGLCQGLNERLGRTDMQPGLYGKRYEQARQTQTQGDGIRDDEALDDPDTYLYQREPGKTGPSVVLPFYWGLRPDNQDIATLDNPGVITSRHADEHGRLMTRGQYQDVHGNRLDANFAKGGGFFANATNNIPQMYEPGFLLGGIEKFAMHNALGGKAVYAGTAPDRRYFVLAATRLAHLIKTIRQAKLELRSGQSPHNETITIMGHSQGSIITLLAQALLKSWGERCVDCIIMVDTPYSLHATDGDGHLTGRSKLKTLVRIVNAVTASPHDVPALADLMLSSGRSCGRSGPRWSASQGERLDKSGQEWITFKERDNRGKVYLYFCPEDTVTGMKKIQGIGTFGVPDTVQNETDEQLEAMSVLEKRRFFQRMWTRLRRWDWDVNAGQDHTVQVGLTPGRIQARNRYQRRTPGPETDGTIWGPLTESIKAAYLQTSFEQNSERHINAEALTPPHEPELHGGEVVRGGQRPGLADVAGQLRLDEVGQNVALGNQYASFEWLFVQRVSDYPWDLTSYKTAFNEGKARDDQAHNWRFTPRPTGGMIEREETPNEARVRLAQDPDELESNNYHSAILRSPENHRWVTAMDVALGQAITMDDAGWRSLLYLMADWRVKNIKDFRENPCFKHLSPDTRALMEACVLYYQKGIFPAETLVAVSPPPLVDYELTAHGQALQAQAGVPTQGGQP; encoded by the coding sequence ATGGCAGATAACGTAATTGCGCAGGCCAGCGCCTTGACGATGGCGAACCGCCCTGGCCTGTGTCCGGTGCAGATCCCGGCAGACCTGCCGGGCATTGTCATCTTCATTCACGGGGTGAACGATAACGGGGCCAACTATGGCACGGTCGAACAGGGTCTGTGCCAGGGGCTGAACGAGCGCCTGGGGCGTACGGATATGCAGCCAGGCCTATATGGCAAGCGTTATGAACAAGCCAGACAGACCCAGACACAAGGCGATGGTATTCGGGACGACGAGGCCTTAGATGACCCGGACACCTATCTTTATCAGCGCGAGCCAGGGAAAACAGGCCCCAGCGTGGTCTTGCCGTTCTACTGGGGCTTGCGGCCGGATAACCAGGACATTGCTACTTTGGATAATCCCGGGGTCATTACCAGCCGGCACGCCGACGAACATGGCCGGCTGATGACGCGCGGCCAGTATCAGGATGTGCATGGCAATCGCCTGGACGCGAACTTTGCCAAGGGCGGTGGGTTCTTTGCCAATGCCACCAACAACATCCCGCAAATGTATGAACCGGGTTTTTTGCTTGGAGGTATCGAAAAGTTTGCTATGCACAACGCCTTGGGCGGCAAGGCCGTGTATGCCGGCACGGCCCCCGATCGACGCTATTTTGTGCTGGCTGCTACTCGCCTGGCGCATCTGATCAAGACGATTCGCCAGGCCAAGCTGGAACTGCGCTCGGGCCAAAGCCCCCACAACGAAACCATCACCATCATGGGCCACAGCCAGGGCAGCATCATTACCTTGTTGGCCCAGGCTTTGCTCAAGAGTTGGGGCGAGCGCTGCGTCGATTGCATCATCATGGTGGATACGCCCTACAGCCTGCATGCTACGGACGGCGATGGTCATCTGACGGGTCGCAGCAAACTCAAGACATTGGTGCGCATTGTCAATGCGGTTACCGCTAGTCCCCACGATGTGCCCGCCTTGGCCGATCTGATGCTGTCCTCGGGACGGTCCTGCGGGCGCTCCGGGCCGCGCTGGAGTGCGAGTCAGGGCGAACGCCTGGACAAGAGCGGCCAGGAATGGATTACCTTCAAGGAGCGTGACAACCGCGGCAAGGTCTATCTGTACTTTTGCCCCGAGGATACGGTCACCGGCATGAAAAAAATACAGGGCATCGGCACTTTTGGGGTGCCCGACACGGTGCAGAATGAAACGGACGAGCAGTTGGAGGCCATGTCGGTGCTCGAAAAAAGACGATTTTTCCAACGGATGTGGACGCGTTTGCGGCGTTGGGACTGGGATGTCAATGCGGGCCAGGATCATACCGTGCAGGTTGGTCTGACTCCGGGCCGGATTCAGGCACGTAATCGGTATCAACGTCGCACACCCGGCCCTGAAACAGACGGCACGATATGGGGCCCCTTGACTGAAAGTATCAAGGCCGCATATTTGCAGACCTCGTTCGAGCAGAACAGCGAACGCCACATCAATGCCGAGGCCTTGACGCCGCCGCACGAACCCGAGCTGCATGGGGGTGAAGTGGTGCGCGGCGGGCAGCGTCCCGGGCTTGCCGACGTGGCCGGCCAGTTGCGGCTGGACGAGGTAGGTCAGAACGTGGCGCTGGGCAATCAGTATGCCTCGTTTGAGTGGCTGTTCGTTCAGAGAGTCAGTGACTACCCTTGGGATCTGACATCGTACAAAACCGCCTTCAACGAAGGCAAAGCTCGGGACGATCAGGCGCACAACTGGCGTTTTACGCCACGGCCCACCGGCGGCATGATCGAGCGGGAGGAAACGCCTAACGAAGCACGTGTGCGCCTGGCGCAGGACCCGGATGAATTGGAGAGCAATAACTACCATTCCGCCATCTTGCGCAGCCCTGAAAATCACCGCTGGGTCACGGCGATGGATGTGGCCTTGGGGCAGGCGATCACGATGGATGATGCGGGCTGGCGGAGCTTGCTGTATTTAATGGCGGATTGGCGGGTAAAAAACATAAAGGATTTTCGTGAAAATCCATGTTTTAAGCACTTGTCGCCTGACACAAGGGCGTTAATGGAAGCCTGCGTGTTGTATTACCAAAAAGGTATTTTCCCTGCCGAAACCCTTGTGGCCGTTTCGCCACCGCCCTTGGTGGATTACGAACTGACGGCGCATGGTCAAGCCTTGCAAGCGCAAGCAGGCGTTCCTACACAGGGCGGCCAGCCATGA
- a CDS encoding DNA alkylation repair protein: MTQGQRKGYARAADIPPDVLQSLSRGESASLTLTESLALDQRVLVRAVFPELDDVQLEPVQALCELGILKRMMGMGAWLWQTQQQHAWERCRGHGSDTVRGWACFMVGAQPDLSLAQRLKRLEPLADDAHFGVREWAWMAVRPHLAADLEQAMDLLASWTQAPSAYLRRFACEALRPRGVWCAHIAVLKRQPQLMLPILSALRADESVYVQDSVANWLNDAAKDQPQWVRELCAQWQAQAPECAATQRICRRALRSVSPVSA, from the coding sequence ATGACGCAGGGACAACGTAAAGGTTATGCGCGGGCGGCGGATATTCCGCCGGATGTGTTGCAGTCTTTGTCGCGTGGGGAGTCGGCCAGTCTGACGCTGACCGAGTCTTTGGCGCTGGATCAGCGGGTATTGGTTCGGGCTGTGTTTCCGGAGCTGGACGATGTTCAGCTGGAACCGGTGCAGGCCTTGTGCGAACTGGGCATATTGAAGCGCATGATGGGAATGGGCGCCTGGCTGTGGCAGACGCAGCAACAGCACGCCTGGGAGCGGTGCCGGGGGCATGGCTCCGATACGGTGCGCGGCTGGGCGTGCTTTATGGTGGGTGCGCAACCGGATTTGAGTCTGGCCCAGCGTTTGAAGCGCCTGGAGCCATTGGCCGACGATGCGCACTTCGGGGTGCGGGAATGGGCCTGGATGGCGGTGCGTCCGCATCTGGCGGCGGACTTGGAACAGGCAATGGATTTGCTGGCGTCCTGGACGCAGGCACCGTCGGCGTATCTGCGCCGCTTTGCTTGCGAGGCTTTGCGCCCGCGTGGGGTTTGGTGCGCGCACATTGCGGTCTTGAAGCGCCAGCCGCAGCTTATGCTGCCGATTCTGTCGGCACTGCGTGCCGACGAAAGCGTGTATGTGCAGGATTCGGTGGCGAACTGGTTGAATGACGCCGCCAAAGATCAGCCGCAGTGGGTGCGTGAACTGTGCGCGCAGTGGCAGGCCCAGGCACCGGAGTGCGCGGCTACGCAGCGTATCTGTCGCCGCGCGTTGCGTAGTGTTTCGCCGGTGTCCGCCTAG
- a CDS encoding type VI lipase adapter Tla3 domain-containing protein encodes MGAQIRNGALVIVAIGLLGYGLHGLSSSSPSAPTQVAPSVPTEPKNFNGSPTMLARTGADYVLEVRGMGVVTGTTTNHETWRDIEAKADNFTTYLSENIDDYFNGDRGRSIELDLSERASFKTGAKHAVSHWPVPVLIWEPPKHLDTDRPAVGLASLRQGASLGVHLLLWEEDANTEDGVLMLERVFAFFDAHPDVPEALLVSLDGSMTRSLMRTPGHTRLPREGKVIPPMPDSIATLLVARSDRVDARIRPYAFEQSGPVNRNTTDLDITRLWNFFWENDKDLGPGSFYAYSKAQAAATGADMPQAASFMSSEWWHGILPRLWATLSNDGPGEFTPSPYIPVRWTTWQVRQFDRAPLLGYLHRPVTVSLSKDDGQPLPQADQAAAIKAGWEQAVAALPSEQEPARVFYDTTGDARSVIPLNQALAQIGPQAPDLNDVKTGYDIGRRIGNTGISSPLVQIGLGLVASYQQGGVSATVHRRPDGTATVIMVSPPEDEIKAAWAARTNNSNPFR; translated from the coding sequence ATGGGAGCACAGATACGTAACGGAGCCTTGGTAATAGTGGCCATCGGCCTGCTGGGCTATGGCCTGCACGGTCTTAGTTCATCAAGCCCGTCCGCCCCAACACAGGTCGCCCCATCCGTGCCGACCGAACCCAAAAACTTTAACGGCTCTCCCACCATGTTGGCACGGACCGGTGCCGACTATGTATTGGAAGTGCGTGGGATGGGGGTGGTAACAGGAACGACCACCAATCACGAGACCTGGCGGGATATCGAAGCCAAGGCAGATAACTTCACGACGTATCTATCAGAAAACATTGATGATTATTTCAATGGTGATAGAGGTCGCTCTATCGAACTAGATTTATCGGAGCGTGCGAGCTTTAAAACAGGTGCCAAACACGCCGTCAGTCATTGGCCCGTACCGGTGCTGATCTGGGAGCCTCCCAAGCATTTGGATACGGACCGACCGGCTGTTGGCCTGGCCAGCTTGCGGCAGGGGGCCAGCCTGGGCGTGCATTTGCTGTTGTGGGAAGAGGACGCTAATACCGAAGACGGGGTGCTGATGCTGGAGCGAGTGTTTGCGTTTTTTGATGCGCATCCCGACGTGCCCGAAGCCTTGCTGGTCAGCTTGGACGGCTCTATGACGCGTTCCTTGATGCGTACCCCTGGGCATACGCGTCTGCCGCGCGAGGGTAAAGTTATCCCGCCCATGCCCGACAGCATTGCGACCTTACTGGTAGCGCGCTCGGACCGGGTGGATGCGCGTATCCGACCCTACGCATTCGAGCAGAGCGGACCGGTCAATCGCAACACCACAGATCTGGACATTACGCGCTTATGGAACTTTTTTTGGGAAAACGACAAGGACCTCGGTCCCGGCAGTTTTTATGCATACTCCAAAGCCCAAGCCGCGGCGACAGGTGCCGATATGCCGCAAGCCGCCAGCTTTATGTCCTCCGAATGGTGGCACGGTATTTTGCCCCGCTTGTGGGCGACCCTGAGCAACGACGGACCAGGCGAATTTACGCCCTCGCCCTACATCCCCGTGCGCTGGACCACCTGGCAGGTGCGCCAATTCGACCGGGCACCCTTGCTGGGCTATCTGCATCGACCCGTGACCGTATCCTTGAGTAAAGACGATGGCCAACCGCTGCCTCAGGCGGATCAGGCGGCGGCGATCAAGGCCGGCTGGGAGCAAGCGGTAGCGGCCCTGCCGTCGGAACAGGAGCCGGCGCGGGTGTTCTACGACACCACAGGCGATGCGCGTTCGGTCATTCCCCTGAATCAGGCGCTGGCCCAGATCGGCCCGCAGGCACCGGATCTGAATGACGTAAAAACAGGCTACGACATAGGCCGACGCATCGGCAATACAGGCATCAGTTCCCCCCTGGTGCAGATCGGACTGGGGCTGGTGGCCAGCTACCAGCAAGGCGGAGTCAGCGCGACGGTACACCGTCGCCCGGACGGCACCGCCACCGTCATCATGGTCAGCCCGCCCGAAGACGAAATCAAAGCCGCCTGGGCGGCCCGAACAAACAATAGCAATCCTTTTCGGTAA
- a CDS encoding NUDIX hydrolase, which translates to MPKVITIFPESGLFDCFLLKSNQTSLGKYAISSMTLEYPKPFLTVDVVLLTLIDGVLHCGLLRRENPAEVYFGAWSLPGGFIRPQEDEDAMATATRVLRDKVGVASPYLEQLGTFTGSARDPRGWSASIAYYALVPAHIAPENSEHFEWRNIEDVQSMTLPFDHSYIVQQAISRVQSKTSYSTLPLYLMPELFSLTQLRTVYEQVLGGSLEPRGFNRRMLEMGVLEETDQKQSEGFRPARLYRKLTRKLQESAGVFQPQ; encoded by the coding sequence TTGCCGAAAGTCATTACGATTTTCCCGGAAAGTGGTTTATTTGATTGTTTTTTGTTAAAGTCAAATCAAACATCTTTAGGCAAATACGCTATATCTAGTATGACTCTCGAATACCCAAAACCTTTTCTGACGGTTGACGTCGTCCTTCTCACGCTCATTGATGGAGTCTTACATTGCGGCCTTTTGAGGCGTGAGAATCCCGCCGAAGTTTACTTTGGTGCTTGGTCCTTGCCCGGTGGTTTTATTCGCCCTCAGGAAGATGAGGATGCGATGGCAACAGCAACTCGTGTCCTGCGCGACAAGGTTGGGGTTGCAAGCCCTTATCTTGAGCAGCTGGGCACGTTCACTGGTAGTGCAAGGGACCCTCGCGGCTGGTCCGCCTCTATCGCCTACTATGCTCTGGTTCCGGCTCACATTGCGCCCGAGAACTCGGAACATTTCGAGTGGCGAAACATTGAAGACGTGCAAAGCATGACTCTGCCCTTTGACCACAGTTACATTGTTCAGCAGGCCATCTCCCGCGTTCAGTCTAAAACCAGCTACTCCACACTCCCCTTGTACCTTATGCCGGAGTTGTTTTCGCTGACTCAATTGCGAACGGTCTATGAGCAAGTTCTGGGGGGAAGCCTGGAGCCCCGCGGCTTCAATCGCCGTATGCTTGAAATGGGAGTTTTAGAAGAGACGGACCAAAAGCAAAGCGAAGGCTTCCGCCCGGCCAGGCTGTACCGAAAGTTGACGCGAAAGCTGCAGGAATCAGCAGGCGTATTTCAGCCTCAGTAA